The window GAGAACGACCTCAATCAGGGGTGAGCGGCGGCGGCCGGGCGGGGAGTGCTGGACGGGGCCCAGAACGGCTTCCGCCGCGTCCGTGCCCGGGCAGCGGCTGGGGCTTAGCTCCTCCTGGCCGGAGGAAGTTACGGCACCGCCCAGGCACGACGTGTCCGGCGGCCACCGCCTCTGCGGCGGCTCCGTGTCCCCTGCGGGGAAGTGTCCCCCCACGGCTCAGTGTCCTCTCCATGGCTCAGTGCCCCCCATATCTCCCCGCACAGCTCAGTGTCCCCTCCTTGGCTCTCTATGTCCCCATGGCCACCGCTGACCACGCCTGTGCCTGAGAATCCCCTCAAGGCAGAGCAGCGGTGCCCTGGGCATGAGACTATCCCTTGGCCTTGGCTCTTGGGCCCTCCTGCGGGTCCCAATCACCCCCAGCTGTCCCAGACCAAAGGGGTGCCAAGGgtctgcagtgccaggggcaGTGCGGGGGAGTCTGTAGTGCCAGGGATTGGCAGTGCCAGGGGTCTGCCAtgtggggagctggagggaagcagGGTCACGCTGCCCCCCTGCCAGGCCCCAGGCTCCTTTTAAGGCCCCCTCTGGCCCtggtctcctcctcctcctcccccgtACTTGGCCGCGGGCCGGGGGCGGgacctggctgctgccagcgccgctgggccagggctggagaggagacaaGGATGAGGCCCTCCTGGGGGGGCAGGGACATGGATGAGTGTCCCCCCGCAGCTCAGTATCCCCCCCCCGGCTCAGTGTCCCCTCCGAGCTCAGGATCCGCCCCCGACTcagtgtcccctcccagctcagtgtccctcccagctcagtgtcccctcccagctcagtATCTCCCCCCTGCTCAGTGTGTGTCCCCCCAGTTCAGTATCCCCCCCCGGCTCAGTATCCCCCACCCCACCTCAGTATCCCCCCCGGCTCTATATCCCCCCCCCAGCTCAGTATCCCCCCCCAGCTCAGTGTCCCCCCCAGCTCAGTATCTCCTCCCTGCTCAGTGTGTCCCCCCCCCAGCTCAGTATCCCCCCCCCAGCTCAGTATCCCCCACTCCACCTCAGTATCCCCCACTCCACCTCAGTATCCCCCCTGGCTCTATATGTCCCCCCAGCTCAGTatcccctcccccagctcagtgtccccacccccagctcagTATTCCCCACCCCACCTCAGTATCCCCCCCCACCTCAGTATCCCCCCCCACCTCAgtgtccccccccccagctcagTATCCCCCCCCAGCTCAGTATCCCCCCCAGCTCTATATCCTCCCTCGGCTCAGTGTCCCCCCCCCTGCTCAGTGTCCCCCCCAGTTCAGTGTCCCCCCATGGTTCACCTTCTCCCTGTCCAGCTGTGGTGGGTGGCTGATGGCAGCCCCCAGGCTGTGTGACAGTACTCATGGTGCCCCCCGGGCATGAGCCTCTCtaatccagagggatctggaggggcttgggaggtgtccagagcagggccagcagcagcagagggctggagctgctctggagccagCCTGAGgcagttggggttgtgcaggctggagaggagaaggctccaggagaccttctggtggccttgcagcatctgaaggaggctccaggagagctgggaggggactTCTGggggtgccaggaggaggggggggggatggagcaaagctgggagtgaggaggttcagattggaggtgaggaagaaattcttccccaggagggtggtgagagcctggcacaggttgcccagggaggtggttgaggccccatccctggaggtgttcagtgccaggctggaggtggctgtgagcaacctgctgtgctgtgaggtgcccctgcccatggcagggggttggcactgggtgagctttgaggtcccttccagccctgactgagtCATGATTCGATGATTCTGTGTGGGTGATGGTGCCCACAGTGCCCTTGGGGCTGTGTGACTGTGCCCACGGTGCCCCCAGGGCTGTGTGACTGTGCCCACAGTGCCCCCAGGGCTGTGTTACTGTGCCCGCGGTGCCCCTGGGGCTGTATGACTGTGCCCACAgtgcccctggggctgtgtgaCAGTGCCCACGGTACCCCTGCAGGGATGACCACGGCTTCAGCCCCCTGCACTGGGCATGCCGCGAGGGCCGTGCCAGCGTGGTGGACATGCTGATAATGCGTGGTGCCCGCATCAACGTCATGAACCGCGGTGATGACACCCCCCTGCACCTGGCAGCCAGCCACGGGCACCGTGACATCGTCCAGAAGGTACCCACCCCCCGGGCACCCCAGCCCCGGCAGACCGGGCACAGCTGAGCTGCGGGCGGCAGGGCCCTGCCAGGCTGATGCCCCTGTGCCTGGGGGAGGTGCGGGTGGCAGGGCCCTGCCAGGCTGATGCCCCCGTGCCTGGGGGAGGTGCGGGTGGCAGGGCCCTGCCAGGCTGAtgcctgtggctgtgccagctgctgcagttcaAGGCAGACATCAACGCGGTGAATGAGCACGGGAACGCTCCGCTGCACTATGCCTGCTTCTGGGGGCACCAGCAGGTGGcagaggtgaggagcagccctgggcaccacGGGAGGGCCCTGCTGGGCACCAGGAGGGCAAAGCTGAGGGCCTGGCCCTCTGTGCCCGCAGGACCTGGTGGGCAGCGGTGCCCTGGTCAGCGTCGCCAACAAGTACGGAGAGACTGCCCTGGACAAGGCCAAGGCACCACTGCGGGAAGCCCTGCGAGGTGAGGGGTGCCAGCTGCCCCCTGCCTACCCTGTGCCCGACTGAGccctgtgcttggcactggcCCCCCGCTGCCACCCTGCACCCTGCTGTTATCCCTGTGCCCCGCTGCCACCCTGTGCCCCCTACTgagccctgtgccctgctgtcatccctctgccctgctgtcaTCCCTCTGCCTCACTGCCCACCCTGTGCCACCTGTGCCCCCACAGAGCGTGCCGAGAAGCTGGGGCAGAGCCTGACCAAGATCCCCTACAAGGACACCTTCTGGAAGGGCACCACCCGCACCCGGCCCAGTAAGGACAGCTGGCACTGGGGGGACACGGCGGGggccagctcagctctcctggggGTCCTGGGCAGGGGATTGGCACTGCCAGTGGCTCTGCTTGGAGCTGGAAACATCTTCAAAGAAGGTGGCACTTCGGGGGGCAGGGGTCCCATAGCCACTGTCCTCCCATGAGGGCATCCCTGGCACCAGCTCCATGTCCAAGGGTTGGTCCAGTGGGCACCAGCTCCATCTCCAGGGGCTGGTCCATGGCACCAGCTCCATGTCCAGGGGTTggtccctggcacagctccctctgctcccagggaatGGCACCCTCAACAAGCTGGCTGGCATCGACTTCAAGCAGCTGAGCCTCAGCCAAAAGCTCAACGAGAACCAGTCAGGAGAGGTAAGGTTGGGCTGATGCCAGCCCAGAGTGACTGCACCCTGTGATGATGGGCACCATGTGATGGGTTCCTCATCCCTGTGTGGAGCTGTGCCATCACCACTCCACCTCCTGAGGCCCTGTTGGTGCCCAGGGTGTCCTGGGGTACCCTGGTGacctgctgccccccagctgTGGAAGGGGCGCTGGCAGGGCACCGACATAGTCGTCAAGATGCTGAAGGTCAGGGACTGGACCACGCGCAAGAGCAGAGACTTCAATGAGGAGTACCCCAAGCTACGGTGAGTGCACCGGCAGGGCACCAAGGACACTGCACAGGTCACCAGGGACACCGGGCTCTGGGGGgtgaggaggctctgggggggggaggaggctcgggggggggaggaggctctgggggaTGAGGAggctcggggggggggggaaggaggctctagagggggaggaggctctgggggatgaggaggaggtcttacaatgaggccctggggagctgcagaggccctgggaggctgcagagcagcagcagtgctgggggggctGTGGGCACCCCCCCCGtgctcagggctgcctcctcccctgccaGGATTTTCTCCCACCCCaatgtgctgccagtgctgggagcCTGCCAGGCGCCCCCAGCGCCACACCCCTGCGTCGTCTGCCACTGGATGCCCTTCGGCTCCCTCTACAACGTCCTGCACGAGGGCACCAGTGAGTCCGGGGCACCTCTCTGGGGTATCTGTGCAGGGGGGGCACCTCTCAGGGGGGGTGCCACCCTGGGCAGCTGATCCAGGGGCTTCTCAAAGCTCAtcgaagggaggggagggggaaggcaaGAGACTGGGGCCTGACCTCCTCAGGGGTGCCCAGGGGCATcaaggggcaggcaggaggtgccagcaggagcagcttgtttggggtgaggctgctggaggcctggagcaggctgcccacagagactgtggagtctccttctgggGAGAGCTTCTAACCGCCCCCccgggcaagctgctgggggtgccctgctggggcagaggggggTGGGTTGGCCTGGGTGGGCTCCAagggtcccttcctaccccccCCAGGCTAGCCCTGGGGCGTTCCCAGGCGTTCCTGGggtgggctggggctgaggaggggtTTCCAGGCCCTGTGTCGCACCCCCCTGTGCCCCCTGCCCTTCTGTGGCACCCTTCCTGTGCCCCCTGCCCCTGTGTGCCACCCCTCTGTGCCCCCTGCCCGCAGACTTTGTGGTGGACCAGACACAGGCAGTGAAGTTCGCGCTGGAGCTGGCTCGGGGCATGGCCTTCCTGCACACGCTGGAGCCGCTCATCCCTCGCCACCACCTCAACAGCCGCAGCGTCATGGTGGgcaccccctgcctcccctgccccccaccccgcGGCCCCGGGGGGCTGGGCGCAGCCATGATCTCCCCCCCCCTACCCCGTGCGCAGATTGATGAGGACCTGACGGCGCGGATCAGCATGGCTGACGCCAAGTTCTCCTTCCAGTGCCCGGGCAGGATGTATGCCCCGGCCTGGGTGGCACCAGAGGGTGAGTGGTACCTGCCCCCCGCTGCCCCCCCGTTGCCCCCTGCCCCCCCTGACGCCCGGGgccactgcagccctgcagaagaagCCTGAGGAGATCAACCGGCGCTCGGCTGACATGTGGAGCTTCGCCgtgctgctgtgggagctggtgACCCGCGAGGTGCCCTTTGCAGATCTCTCCAACATGGAGATTGGCATGAAGGTgagggctgggcacagccaggggcacGGCCAGGCCTCGAGAGGGACCTCCAGGCTCAGGGAGCCCAAGCAtggccccagcaccaccacctgcTGGCCCTCAGCACAACAGCTCCACACCTGCCAaacccctccagccatggggactccaccactgccctgggcagcctggcacaggcctgGGCAACCCTCCAGGGGCACCAATGGTTGCTGAGGGCCAAGCTGAAGCTTCCCTGGCAAaacctgaggccatctcctcttggccCAACCCTCAGGAGCAGCCCTTGAGCCCCAGCTTGCTGCAAgctgctctcagggagctgcagagagccacaaggtctcccctcagcctcctctgctgcagcctcaacctccccagggccctcagctgctcctcacaacttctccacagccttctcctccttccccagacccctccccagcttccttgccctgccctggcactgccccagcCCTCAATGCcctctggcagggagggcacAACCCTGCCCCAGCATTGCAGCTGTGCCCcgccaggggcacaatccctgccctgctcctgctgcccacaccattgctgctccagcccaggctgctgctgccctccttgcccccTGAGCACCCcgtggctcctctccagccactgGCTCCAgttccccaggtcctttcccaaCTGGTAGTTTCCAACCTTTCCCCAGCTTGGAGTCTCCAGGAGCTGTTGGCACCATACCCCCAGCCTGAGCAgttcccagcctgcagctctcagctctccatgCTTGGTGCCCCCAGTCTGGACCTGGCTCTCAGCCTGGCCAAGCTCTggcccagagcagcaggagggggcagATGTCCCAGGCAGTGTCAGCTGCAGGTCCCCACTCGTGCCCCATGCCCTCTGCAGGTGGCCCTCGAGGGGCTGCGCCCTACCATCCCCCCTGGCATCTCCCCACACATCTGCAAGCTGATGAAGATCTGCATGAACGAGGACCCTGCCAAGCGCCCCAAGTTCGACATGATTGTGCCCATCCTGGAGAAGATGCAGGACAAGtagggcactgccagccctgccctgctgccccctgccctgcccccctCAAGTGCCTTCTCCACGCCTCTGgggccacagcagctgctgcccctcgCCCCGGGGCACACGGTACGGACACGCCGCGGGCACGCTGCCACCACAGGCACAGCGTGGGACCATGGGCACACTGCTACTATGGGTACACTGTGGGACCCTGGGCACACTGGCACACCATAGGCACATGGTGACACCACGGTCACACTGTGGGACCACACACTTCCAGACCATGGGCATGCAGTGGCACCATAGGCACATGGTGGCACCATGGGCACACTGCAGGACCATGAGTATGCTGGGGGGAACATGGCTTGGGCAGCTCCTGTGCCCTCCTGGCAGCCACGGGCAGAGGCCCATGGGGCTGTGAGGCcatcctggccctgctgctgccacctggtCCTACGGCGGGCAGTGCCCAGagccccactccagcagcaggcagtgcccaGGGTCCCAGCTCCACAGCGGGCAGTGCCCAGGGCCCTGGTG of the Indicator indicator isolate 239-I01 unplaced genomic scaffold, UM_Iind_1.1 iindUn_scaffold_99, whole genome shotgun sequence genome contains:
- the ILK gene encoding integrin-linked protein kinase, which translates into the protein MDDIFTQCREGNAVAVRLWLDNTENDLNQGDDHGFSPLHWACREGRASVVDMLIMRGARINVMNRGDDTPLHLAASHGHRDIVQKLLQFKADINAVNEHGNAPLHYACFWGHQQVAEDLVGSGALVSVANKYGETALDKAKAPLREALRERAEKLGQSLTKIPYKDTFWKGTTRTRPRNGTLNKLAGIDFKQLSLSQKLNENQSGELWKGRWQGTDIVVKMLKVRDWTTRKSRDFNEEYPKLRIFSHPNVLPVLGACQAPPAPHPCVVCHWMPFGSLYNVLHEGTNFVVDQTQAVKFALELARGMAFLHTLEPLIPRHHLNSRSVMIDEDLTARISMADAKFSFQCPGRMYAPAWVAPEALQKKPEEINRRSADMWSFAVLLWELVTREVPFADLSNMEIGMKVALEGLRPTIPPGISPHICKLMKICMNEDPAKRPKFDMIVPILEKMQDK